The stretch of DNA AAAAAAATTGCTCTTAACTCGTCAAAGTCagaataattataattataatcactaattttgaaatagttatattatttaaactattAAGTTAATGACTCagcaaaaaacaaataaaaacaagataaataaacaaaattaattaaatcatGGAAACATGAAAAAATCAGCAAAATACTTCAATATTAATTCTAATTACAAAGTTTGaagtaattatattatttaaattaataaattaatgactccgccaaaaactaataaaacatgactaataagtaaaatatctaaaatcatggagaacatgataaatcatcaaaataacttctcaaataatagtagaTTATATTATAATGCAAagtaatatcttttaaaattatataatatcttacttcttttaaataaataatttaattttttatgttgtaaaatgatttaaaaacaCTTATTTACggaatatttatataataatttgagTGGTTAacctaataatatatttaaatagtatCAAAATCAGCACAATATCAACATAACTTATTTACAAAAGGTATTTGTAATATCTTCTACCTTTAgcagttataaaaatatttctaaagaTTCTATGTTAGTCTAGACGAGATGAGGATTAAATCtcaccaaaatatatatatatatatatatatatatatatatatatatatatatatatatatattatatatatatctcctatatattaatagaaaaaacatttaaaaagttgtAAACTGTAATTTGTAATaattaccaaaatatattattgaGTTGTCACTTAATTAAGATACCAATTAATCTTATATGGTAGCTTAAGAATCAATTGAAAAATGTTGTCCAGGATTTAATTCCTAAGAAACattatattaatacaaaatataagaaGCATgtattatttccttaaataaaagcaactacctaatatgattagtatataatatgacaattaatattaggaataataaagatttgataacaatttttgcatccttttttatttttgtttaattttatattattaaagaaatcaaacaatcaaattaaccatataataaaaattagattttttcttatatgttatattttgaattttttaaaaatactttaaaatgcaaaaaatgttaaagacCCTTTGAAAATTCTGTATCAATGgcttaatttttgttataataaaatccaaatgatcataaaatcatattaatatgaatatcttttaattaaactatgtaccattaaaaatatataaatatgttaatttcgaaatttgcattgaaaccttaatattttaattttgaaatttgatacCACAACGAACATTTTGAGAttaatggtttaaattttttgttacatCAAATTAtcaaatgttaataaaatcatatgagtaggaagtctcaataataaatatttatattaaaatatactatatatttatgtcaatatctttgaaatattattatataccatataaaatgaataaaatgattattttcatttatttaccataaatatattgtaaataaacaagATGTATTAGAAAAGTATTATAAATGTTTCACTCAAGTTAACATGTTACAAAACATTGAATTTCAAGTTTTAGAAAACACTATAAAACCATAACACATGTATGTGGGAGACTTATGTTGGGAATGCTGTCACGTGTGTCCCACTTGTCTAAGTCACTAGGGTCGATTTATATAGTAGTTAATGATCAAATTTCCTATTAATGTCAACAAATACACAATCAATGTTGTTTATTTCCTTCTTTGGGTACAAAAACAATTCGACGTATATGGTTTAAAACCTACTCTAGCTTATTCTATGTATATGTTGACAAAATAGTCAAGTATCTTTACTAAACTAAGAATAAAGTCAAGAATATACCGAATAAAAACGAAATTTCTGCCATTAATCAGATTCATGTTTAGCATAATGATATTTCAGAATCACGTAGTTTTAGAATATTATCGTTTTTATCAGTTACAAATTAATCATTTTCCCTTAAATAAACATGTAAATGACTATAAAGATTCGTTTATAAATATCCGGAAACACGAAACGACACCATTTTGGTATAAACAGCAGTGGATTAAGAATCGTCTACGTTATGGAAAGTTGGACCACACACGATCTGGACCattgaattaaaatttaaagcCATAAGAACCGTTAGATGTCAAAAACTCGAAGCCAGTAGAGTCCAGGCGTAGATGGACCCCATGTTTCACCTTTAACACCTCTTTCTCTCCCTCCACTGCTGTACAAAAGCTGCTCACATCAAAAAGCAAACACTTAACGAGGAAGAAACAAACTCATCTCTTCCACGCTGTTTTTTACTTGTGTTAatcagatctctctctctcaagagtTTAAGACAAGTACTTAACTTTAGGTTCTGTTTCTGGgaactttcatttttttctaacttttctTAGATCATAttcacttttttcttcttcccaTTTTATGATAAACTGTTGCAAAGTGTTATGTCCGAGCAGGAGAAGATGAGAATCTCTCTGCTTTTTTCCTCTCTGTTAGTTTCCACTTGTCTCTTCACTTCTTCATCTGCTCAATCCGCAGGTAATTTTCTGTTCTTTTTTAGTACTTTCTGATGTTTTTAGTAAAGATTCTTGTTCATGTGAACTAAGTGTGACAAGGGTTTTGAAAAAGATGGAGTCTTTATGGGAATTGAAGTCAATTCTAACATAAAGATTGAAACTTTGGGTCTGTTGTTGATAAGGGCAGGTTTTGTAAGCTTGGATTGTGGAGGTACAGAGCCATTCACCGATGAATTTGGACTTAACTGGACACCTGATGATCATCTTCTCTATGGATCAACCGCTAAGATATCTTCGCTCAACGAAACAAAGACTCAGTACACGACTCTAAGACACTTCCCCGCCGACTCAAGAAAGTACTGCTACACTCTCAACGTCACGAGCAGGAACCGTTACCTCGTGAGAGCCACTTTCCTCTACGGCAACTTCGACAGCAACAATGTGTATCCCAAATTCGATATCTCCCTTGGAGCCACTCACTGGACGACCATTGTTATCTCCGAAGCCGCCACTGTTGAAACGGCAGAGCTTGTGTTTCTGGCTTCTAGTCCTAGTGTCAGCGTTTGTTTGTCCAATGCCACGACGGGGCAGCCTTTTATATCGACACTTGAGCTTAGACAGTTGAATGGTTCGATGTATCTCACTGATTTTGAAGACAAGTTTCATCTCAGTGTTGCCGCACGGATAAACTTTGGTGCAGAAACTGAAGATCCTGTGAGGTCagtatatactccctctgttctaTTAAGATAGATTGGTTTCAcaaagatagtttttttttatgtttcttatgaaaaaattgaaaatttcaagaaaatttaTTGAGTTTATTGAATTATAATAGTGACTTAATGcgttttgttaatatatactCAAATCCATTTCATTTTTATGTCCCTTAAGGTTGTTTCAGACATTAAGAAAACAACTAAATGTTCTGTTATACCACTGATCAATatactattttgattttatttcttaattaatGAAGTAAGAGAATAGGaataaaattggaaaaaaaatgacaaacatctgcattgaaaatataaaacaatacttaaaaagtgaaacaaaattttaagaaaattttaagtTCATAATCTGCTTCTTGTGTACACATTGTGTTTTAAGAGAATGAGTTTGGTGATTGCAGGTATCCGGATGATCCTTATGACAGAATATGGGAATCAGATTTGCTAAAGAAAGCCAACTATCTCGTGGACGTTGCTGCTGGTACTATGAGAGTGTCAACAACATCGCCTATCGAGAACGGTGCCGTGATGGAGAAACCACCGCAGAAGGTGATGCAGACGGCTGTGGTGGGAACCAACGGGTCCTTAACTTACAGGATGAATCTAGAGGGCTTCCCTGGTAATGGATGGGCGGTCACATACTTTGCTGAGATAGAGGATTTGGCTGAGGACGAGTCAAGGAAGTTCAGGTTGATTCTACCTGATCATCCTGATTACAGCAAATCTATTGTTGACGTCAAGGAGAACACACAGAGAGCGTACAAGGTCTACGAGCCGGGGTATAAAAACATATCACTTCCTTATGTGCTGAACTTCCGGTTCGCTAAAACGGCTGATTCCTCTAGAGGACCTATTCTGAATGCTATGGAGATTAGTAAATACCTGGAGAAGAGTGATGGTTCGGTTGATGGTGAGTTTACGTTTTTTGTTTGTGGGTTTTAGTGTTACTGTTAGTGTTAGTGTTATGGGTTTAACTAAGATGGTTGATTGTGTCTGCAGCAAGTGTTATGGCTAATGTTGCATCTCTATATTCTTCAACCTCATGGGGTCAAGAAGGTGGTGACCCATGTTTACCTTCACCGTGGTCATGGGTGACGTGCAATTCGGATCCGCAGCCAAGAGTTGTTGCTGTGTAAGGATGTCTTATCTTAGTAGCTGTACTTGAATATGTTAAGGTTCGTTGTTTTACTTTGGCTTGTTATGAACTGCAGAAAGCTGTCGAATATGAACTTGACTGGAGAGATACCTACTGAACTGACGCAGTTGACTGGTTTGGCTGAGTTGTAAGTTACTCTCACTTTAGTATCTTTGGAAACAGATAGATGTGTTGCTGTGTACTGATGTTGCAACTTCTTGTCCATGGCAGAATGCTTGACGGGAACTCTTTGACAGGTTCAATACCGGACTTCTCTAGGTGTCTGAACCTGAAGATAATGTAAAAGATTACTCTCTTTTGGACCCAAAGTTGTGTGTATTGGTTTTGTATAAGTGCTGATGGACTAAATGTTTTTTGATGTGGCAGTCACCTGGAAAACAACCGGCTAACAGGGAAGATCCCTTCCTCGTTGGCTAAGCTCCCAAATCTGACCGAACTGTAAGCTACTTGTTTGATATGGCAAGACATGGTTGTGTTAATCTACATCACCCTAACCTGCATGATGGTTGCAGGTACTTGCAGAATAATATGCTAATGGGAAAAATACCATCAAGCCTGACCAAAAACGTGATCTCCAAGTAAGTGTTTTTAGCATGAATAGTTCCTAGCTAGATCAATCATTACActcatgtttttctttgtaatcttGCAGCTTCTCTGGGAACATTAATCTTAGAGAAGGTGGAGATAAAGGGAAGAAGCTCGGTGTCATCATTGGTGCGTCACTCGGTGCTATTATTCTGCTGATCGTCACCATCATCTCTCTCATGTGCATGTGCAAACTGAAGgacaaaaagatgagaaaaacTTCAGCTGAGTTAACAACTCGTCCCACTCATGTTCAAAGAGCGTCATCTACCTTGAGCGAAGCTCACGGAGACGCTGCACATTGCTTCACGCTCCATGAGATCGAGGAAGCTACAAACAAGTTTGAGAAGAGGATTGGATCAGGAGGTTTTGGGATTGTGTACTACGGGTTAACAAAAGAGGGGAAAGAGATTGCAGTGAAGGTTCTTGCTAATAACTCGTACCAAGGGAAGAGAGAGTTCGCAAACGAGGTAGTATAATAACCCATGTCAATATGCTCCAACACAAGTGATCAAGCTTACTTAGTgtggtttatgtttttttttgttcaggtTACCTTACTCTCAAGGATACATCATAGAAACCTTGTCCAGTTTCTTGGTTATTGCCAAGAAGAGGGAAGAAACCTGCTAGTGTACGAGTTCATGCACAACGGGACTTTAAAAGAGCATCTTTACGGTAAAAACATATCATCCTTAAGACTCTATTGTTGCAACAGTTTCGCGTTTAACGTTATGTTTTCTTGTTCAGGTGTGGTACCACGAGACAGGAGAATCAGCTGGATCAAACGGCTTGAGATAGCAGAAGATGCAGCCAGAGGTTGTTGGAGAAACCTtatcacaaaacaaaaacagaaagagTTCTTTGATCTCTGAGTTATCTGAATTTTGATTGTGTTTGTGTAGGGATCGAGTATCTTCACACAGGGTGTGTTCCAGCGATCATACACAGGGATCTCAAGACAAGTAACATCTTACTTGATAAACACATGAGAGCAAAGGTTTCAGATTTCGGTTTGTCGAAACTCGCGGTTGACGGAACCTCGCATGTTTCCAGCATTGTCCGGGGCACAGTTGGATACCTAGACCCAGAGTAAGCTATAGACACACAAACTAACGCCACATATCTTTAACTTTGTGACACTTGACATAATGTTGTTTATATAGGTACTATATATCGCAGCAGTTAACGGAGAAGAGTGACGTATATAGCTTTGGAGTCATTCTTCTTGAGCTTATATCAGGCCAAGAAGCCATTTCTAATGAAAACTTCGGTGTCAACTGCAGGAACATAGTCCAATGGGTTAGTttcattttcttgttttcttgcATTCgggttttttttggttttttgagaTCCCATAGCGAAAGTTTATCCACGCGGGGCATTTCGGGTATCCgtttggttcggtttattttgtttttttcggttttgggtttttttaattcaaaaatatgggatatgttttatttagaaaaacCGGTTCGTTATTTTTGTTTTCGGTTTGGTAACCGAACTGGATAATATCCAAGATAATTTTGGGTCAAGTTTGTTTTCGGTTCGGCTTctgtttttttggttaattccagtttaaaaagttaattttaagTTGAAAGTTCAGAAAAAATGGTAACAGAGTTTTCGTTTGTTTGGTCTAAAAAGGAGTTTATTACCGGTTTTAAAGTGGATTCGGTTTTGGTTTTGTGTAGGCCAAGATGCATATAGACAACGGGGACATAAGAGGGATCATAGATCCAGCGCTAGCGGAAGACGACTACAGTCTCCAGTCAATGTGGAAGATCGCGGAGAAGGCGTTGCTGTGTGTGAAGCCACACGGGAACATGAGACCGTCCATGTCTGAGGTGCAGAAGGATATACAAGACGCGATAAGGATGGAGAAGGAAGCTTTGGTGGGAAGAGGAGGGGTGTCGGATGAGTTTTCAAGGAGCTCGGCGCATTCGTCGTCGTTCAACATGGGGGGGATGCGTGAGAACTATGTGTCTATTGATGAGTCTGTCTTGACGCCAACACCTCGGTAGTAGAGTAATTGGTTTTGTATAGGATGCATGACATGCTTGCACACTCCTTTATGTGCTTTCACGTTGTCTCTGgtctttcttttaattttttagttttttttagtttttgaggGTAAGACTGTTTTTGGAGACTCGAGCTTACGAGAAACGCTTCGAgctggatttttatttaatttttagaacTACGTGATTTATTTGGGATTGTGAATTATTATGTTGTTATTTTTTCACTATTTCAAGTTTAGCTGGCTTTTTCTGCGTCTTGTTTTTGTTAGAAAATTTGGACCTCCTACACGAAATTAATTATTTGTCTTCGTTCTTGTGATATATGCTATTGTGGAATTGAATTATGTAAACTTTATATTTGTGGTTTAGTAGTTTTGCTGAGATATTTCTTATTGCAATCCTTGCTGACCAATTTTACTATTCAGCAACAAAGGAATATATTGAATCTAATCCATCCATAATATCATCAACTTATTTTAATGTAGTGCTACCACttttaaagttaaaaatgattttattttggttatataacGATCTAGTGCTTTTCAGTGCTATTTCAGAAACTGTAAACAAAATAACactaatttaaaaacaaaaaaaaaacaaaaatcagccAAAGCATGTTTAAATAGGAAGACACGTGGCACGAAAGGATTTGGTAGAATATCAGCCAGCGAGGAAAtgaagaataagaaaaaaaaaagagagagagtggatattaaaatatgaaaagagaaagaaaagaaagaaaacgaaCGGTGGtgataaaaagagagaaaagtcAGAAAACCTAAAATCTCAAATCGCAGACACTCTCATCTCTCTTCCTTCTCAAGCGTCCGATCAATCTCTTCCTTGCCCCGATCTCTCTTCCCAGCtatccttccttccttcctccAATCAACACCTCTCTATCTCACTCCCGCCCTTTTTTCGAATTCTTCTGCCGGTAAATTCAAATCATCTCCTCTCTCTCGtcttctccattttttttttcatttcattttttaaattgtttaagCTAATTGGGAGATGTTAGGGTTTGTTTGTGTATGTAGATGGCGGAGTCGCAGCAGGCAAAGAGTCCCGGAGGAGGCGGCGGCGGTGAGAGCGGCGGAGACCAAAGCCCAAGGTCGTCGTCGTCGCACGTGCGGGAGCAAGACAGGTTTCTACCGATTGCGAACATAAGCCGAATCATGAAAAGAGGGCTCCCTGCTAACGGTAAGATCGCTAAAGACGCCAAGGAGATTGTCCAGGAATGTGTCTCCGaattcatcagcttcatcaccTCCGAGTATATGCCTTCCCTTTTTGACCCTACATGGAGCTTTAGATTTCAAAAAAGTCTTAAACTTTACTCGTGTGTAGTTAATTTTGATTGAAAAAGTTTAGGTCTTTTTGGTGCTTCTTGTACTTCTTTGTTTGGGTTCTCTATGTACTTcttcagtgtttttttttttaactgagaAAAAACGTTTGATTTTTTTGATGAGCAGAGCGAGTGATAAGTGCCAAAGAGAGAAACGGAAGACCATCAATGGAGATGATTTGCTTTGGGCTATGGCCACTTTAGGTTTTGAAGACTACATCGATCCCCTCAAGGTTTACCTCACTAGATACAGAGAGGTATTATCAATCTTCTGCTTCTTATATTACTCTTTCTATTTCCATCAAGAGTGTGTTTTTTTGGAGTTCACTAACTTACTCTGTTTGCCCTTTGTTCTACTAACTTGGAAAATCTCAGATGGAGGTCAGTGGTTCTTCCCTTCTCCATTCCTAGAAACTTTTAAACATGTTTTAGAGAATCATCTACTTGTATCAAAATTATTGATTCTTCCCTCAtctcctttttaatatattgatgTAGGGTGACACAAAGGGATCAGCCAAAGGCGGGGACGCGAATGCAAAGAGAGATGGCCAATCAAGCCAAAATGGCCAGGTACTTTTTTGTCTCCATAATCTCTCATGCCCTTTGATAAATCTATCTATCTGCACGTTTCCTCTGTTTTCCTTTAGTCTGATTTATCATCTGGCAGTTCTCGCAGCTTGCCCACCAAGCCTCTTTCTCACAAGCTCCTTACGGAAACTCTCAAGTAACTTTTCCTATCTTCTCTCTCACTCACTCACACACATGTATCTCGCTTCTATACTTTACGCATTAGATCCCTAAGCCCTCATTCCCTCTGTATCCATTAGCTTTATCAGTAATCATTTTTCAGCTACACACATATCATCAGCCAGTgactaattttaaaaaattgaaaatcatcTTTGACCCTTTAATACTGTTGTGCAATGATCTTTTATGTGATTAGGGGGCTCTATTGTAGAGAAACTTGTGTAAATCTATTATGTATTACCTGAAAACTGAATTTCCATGACTTTGGTATGTAAATGTAGGGTCAGCATATGATGGTTCCAATGCCGGGCACAGACTAGTTGCTAGTATGATGGTGTTCCAAAAAGGCTTGTCTGTATATTATTTGTGTGTTGTAAAAGGATGTGTTTTTTGCTATGCATAACTGTGACAATAATCATCtcattgtttgtttgtttctttttcctttGGATTTGTTCTGAACAAGTTGAGaaattcatatttataattTGGTTTGTTGGATTTTTCATGCTAAACTAGTCTTAAAGACCATTACTATAATAGTAAGTTCCATAATCTGTTGAAGCCTAAAGTAGTAAGTACccttctaattttgtttttgtgaattgtttcttttaataataaccTCAGAAAATTTAGACCAGATCTACAAGTGCTGTGTCATGGTATAGCTACAATTTGCACATTGCTGTCTGGTTCATAAACCATAGTTTGGGAACAACAAAGTTGAGATTCATAAACATTGATCAGAGTTTGAGCTTTAgtcaataagaaaaaaaaagttaacataGTTCGTAACACAGGTttggcaacaacaacaacaaagacaaCAATGgtagtttttttcctttttcttacaTCAGTTATCACTTCTGGCTCTTCTTCAGTAACACACCGAACTTCTTAAGCATActcccattcttcttctttggcgAAGACAAATCATCATCATTAGTTTCATCCATATAAGGAGACATGTTCACGTTCCTCCTCAACGGACTCTCCAGCGATCCTGTTCTCTCCACGTACTTCCCATTACCGTTCTTGTTACCACCATCGGAGATCATAGTAGCTGCTGCTTCTGCAGCTTTCCTCCATTGATCACACTGAACCTTGAGTCTCCTTAGCTCAGCTTCTAGCTCCGTGTTACTGACTTGTGCTGCCCCTAGCTGTTCCGTTGCGTTCTCCGCTCTCTTCCCGCTCTTATCAGCTTCCTCCTTCAGACTCTCAAGCCTCTCTAAGGCCTCGTCCAGGGCCTTGTTCTTCTCTCTCTGCACCTTCTCCATCTCGCTCCTGAGACTCTCGTTCTGTGACGTTACACTCTGCAGCTCCATCTCCTTGTCCATCAGATTCCCTCTCAGCTCCACCATATCAGATTCTAGCTTCTTGAGCTCTCCTGTAACCTCACGCTCCAAGTttacttcttctgtttctttcatttttaagtTCAGCAACTCGTTTTCATCGGCTAGTATCCTCAGCTTAGCTTCCTTGTCCACTAACCTTTCATGCAAAGCCTCTCTTTCACCTTTGGTTCTCTTCAGTTCTTCCCCTAACTCAGCCTCCCTTTCATAAGCACTTCTTATCTGCAACGTGCTCTGGACATACTCTTCTTGGTACCTTCTCTCAGTTACTTCCACTGCAGACTTCAACTGGCTAATCTCATGCCTTGCAGCGTTTATCTCTTCTTTGAGCTCTTCCACTGTTGATgagtcttcatcttcatcttcctcttcctccagcTGTCTCAAAAGCTTCTCTAGTGACTTTACCTCGGATTTGGACTGCTCTAGCTCGGTTGTAAGGGCGTTACAAGCTTCAGACATCTTCATACCATCTGAACGTAACATCTCAAGCGTCAAGTTAGCTATCTCTAACTGCTTTTCAGT from Raphanus sativus cultivar WK10039 unplaced genomic scaffold, ASM80110v3 Scaffold2257, whole genome shotgun sequence encodes:
- the LOC130505417 gene encoding probable LRR receptor-like serine/threonine-protein kinase At1g67720, with the translated sequence MSEQEKMRISLLFSSLLVSTCLFTSSSAQSAGFVSLDCGGTEPFTDEFGLNWTPDDHLLYGSTAKISSLNETKTQYTTLRHFPADSRKYCYTLNVTSRNRYLVRATFLYGNFDSNNVYPKFDISLGATHWTTIVISEAATVETAELVFLASSPSVSVCLSNATTGQPFISTLELRQLNGSMYLTDFEDKFHLSVAARINFGAETEDPVRYPDDPYDRIWESDLLKKANYLVDVAAGTMRVSTTSPIENGAVMEKPPQKVMQTAVVGTNGSLTYRMNLEGFPGNGWAVTYFAEIEDLAEDESRKFRLILPDHPDYSKSIVDVKENTQRAYKVYEPGYKNISLPYVLNFRFAKTADSSRGPILNAMEISKYLEKSDGSVDASVMANVASLYSSTSWGQEGGDPCLPSPWSWVTCNSDPQPRVVAVKLSNMNLTGEIPTELTQLTGLAELMLDGNSLTGSIPDFSRCLNLKIIHLENNRLTGKIPSSLAKLPNLTELYLQNNMLMGKIPSSLTKNVISNFSGNINLREGGDKGKKLGVIIGASLGAIILLIVTIISLMCMCKLKDKKMRKTSAELTTRPTHVQRASSTLSEAHGDAAHCFTLHEIEEATNKFEKRIGSGGFGIVYYGLTKEGKEIAVKVLANNSYQGKREFANEVTLLSRIHHRNLVQFLGYCQEEGRNLLVYEFMHNGTLKEHLYGVVPRDRRISWIKRLEIAEDAARGIEYLHTGCVPAIIHRDLKTSNILLDKHMRAKVSDFGLSKLAVDGTSHVSSIVRGTVGYLDPEYYISQQLTEKSDVYSFGVILLELISGQEAISNENFGVNCRNIVQWAKMHIDNGDIRGIIDPALAEDDYSLQSMWKIAEKALLCVKPHGNMRPSMSEVQKDIQDAIRMEKEALVGRGGVSDEFSRSSAHSSSFNMGGMRENYVSIDESVLTPTPR
- the LOC130505416 gene encoding nuclear transcription factor Y subunit B-8, with the translated sequence MAESQQAKSPGGGGGGESGGDQSPRSSSSHVREQDRFLPIANISRIMKRGLPANGKIAKDAKEIVQECVSEFISFITSEASDKCQREKRKTINGDDLLWAMATLGFEDYIDPLKVYLTRYREMEGDTKGSAKGGDANAKRDGQSSQNGQFSQLAHQASFSQAPYGNSQGQHMMVPMPGTD